The Haliotis asinina isolate JCU_RB_2024 chromosome 3, JCU_Hal_asi_v2, whole genome shotgun sequence genome segment TACAGGATCACAAGGTTAAACCTCTCATCCTCTGTGTACGTACCCAAGGAAACTATATAAAAATAGTAACATAACATGGCAACATGCTGACAAAGCTTCCTTAGCATGCAATAAAAATGATCAAAACTTACCATGGATGCCTGGGCAGCCCTTTTAGATACCTCAATCTGATAAAGCCTAATAAATTCCCATGGTATGCTCAGAATGGTAAGGATGGCCAAAAGAACACCTATAATCTTCCACACATTCCATGACCAACACCCTTCCTCTCTCCTCGCTGATGGGTAGCTCCTTGAACTGTCATCAAATGAACTTGATAATGATACATTATGATCAACTTGCTTCAAATCTGAAATTCGTTGGGTGATTGGATGCTTGTTATTTGAGTTCTCTGATGCTTTTTTACTGAGATTTGATTTGATAGTCTTTTcctcataatcatcatcataatgAAGTTCAGTCGCTGTCATCCACCTGCAGAAATTGCAGAATATTGTCAAAGAAATCAatccaacaacaacaagaatCCGAAATACAAATTCTCGAAGCTCTGGATCTTTCTCCCAGAAATCTACAAGGTAGTATTTGGCATCTTCTGGTAACTGTTTTGTGAGAATGTGCATACACACTTGATTTATGTCTTTGCCACACAGAAGTGATTTCTTGTCTCTATCATCCGTAACACTTCCAAAAATAAGTTTCTTCAGCATCAGGAGATACTTCTGGAAAGGTACTGGGCCTTTGTTGGATGTGCATTCTAGCTGACCTGGAATACAATTCATTGTTCAATCAAAATACAAAACTCAAGGTCTTTTTAcaatcagggagactatatatagagTCAGAAGAAACTCCCCAAAAAAACCCTGAATGTATGCtgcgggtcgttacgtaacaaGTGTAGTCAATATGGCGGCAGTGTAGTATTTAAGAATGAGCCCggattattttcaacagctgattaaattcgctgagtgttgtgacaaatgAAATACTACATGTAAaaagataagttaactattttgtcacttcagtttaagtcaaataattggtattagtgtcagtattaggacagaagatttgtagtaaagtttcaagtcagtatgttatagctcactggcttccattctcgattcacaTCAAgtatagactaaattgtgccaatAAAAACTTTCCCACAttaatttaatttttagaagggaagcacgcctttagttgaaaggtatttgcaagtaatagtgacagttttaggacttaaaaaattgttagggtgtatttgaggtgtgtgaaaaatgtggcacatcgctgatctgttctgatctgccattgaaatgctacaaactgctgtttgagtgtttctagttatttcttcaaaaacatctttcacatacacctttaattcttataaggatcatgacgaggcacacgttaattagtacaaattgtaaagaaagcaagcgagtgacctataaCTGTTGTAGATAATCCCTGTTTTAATGTTCCTTGACATTATTCTACAATCCCAGAATCCCTGTTACAATTTATTTCATCACATTAAAATTGGATCTCAGCAATTTCATTAAACATGTTCAACAAGACCCTATGATGTTTTTTTAAGACTATGGAATTTATTTGAGACAAATATAGTTTAACATGTAGATAACATACTGAAAACGTTTTGAGCAAAATACCATCACTAGGAATATGACGTTCGTTAGAAGACTCATTCTTAAGAGTACATATACTTTGAAAACAGATGTCTAGCACCTTTCAACAAAAAATTGATCTTATTAAGTCGTGACACAAGCTTAACCAGTGTCTACCAACCCAAACATTAACACTTTGTAAGCTCTGACCCGGCGTATTAAACGCCCGGGACTTCGATGAGACCTTACCTAGTTTATGTCTTAAGTACAGAACCAGGGACACAAACAAAATCGATATAGTCACAACGAACAACCACAATAATTTTCGTCGTTTCATTTttgccgccattttgtttcTAGCGTGATACTCTCTTTTCGTTACTTGCTGGTTACTATTGTTGTCGCTCTTTGGACTTACTGTCGATCACGGTAATTCCTAGTGGATATTATAACAGTTTTATTACCCGATCATAGTTTATGAAACGCatatattgaaaatattactGTAATAATTCATTAGTACATTAAGATTACTCAAGGGTACATAACTCTAATGTTGATCTCGTGACTGGGAACAAGGGTAAGGATAGGAATGCTTTTTAGCTCAACTGTAAATACACGATTTGTCAGAGAAAGGAAGTCATCTACTGAAAGTTGGATCAGTAATTGAAACTCTTGCCAATTCAAAATCAGCACACATGTTAAGTGGCAGTGTACTAGTAGAGAAAAACCGTATGGGATGCCGCATGTTTATCAGACTTTAATCATTACTCGAATCTCCATATCTATCCCTTTACCTGTCATTGATGTTTATGTGTCGATACACAGTTATTTACGTATGTTAGATAATTGAAGTCAGTGAAGAGATATTCCTCTAAAATGTGTCAAAATAATCATATGTATTATGCTTAGTGCCTTGTCATTAAAAGCATTTTGCTCAAAAACGAAAGTAAGTAGAAAATATGTGAACAtaaatcaaatgaaatattaaatgatatttttttcttataGGTTTCTTGTGGAGAAGAGCATGGAATGTTCATGCATTGTTGCAGTTGATTTACAAAACATTGTTCAAACACAACATGATTTTAACAGTGACACCTCAGTAGAATTCTGTCACTGAACAACATCAACACAGAACATAGCAGTGCAGAAAACATGGCTGGATTTAAAGACGCGGATGACACCTGCAATGCCTACAGTCTCTACAACAGATTTGTGGAAGTGCTGATTGTGGTTGGCATTGATGAGAATACAGGACTTGTTCCAGCAGACAAAGATGCAGAAGTATGTGTGCAACACCTAACATTGCAAACAGAATATCCTTAGTTTTTAGTTTTTCAAATAATACTGGATaccattttttatattttgtattttacacATAGATATGCAAACATATGTTGACTTTAAACATGCTAAACATGAtcatggtcagttttaatagCTGCATTGTAAATGTTGGCCATAAatgtaaatgttgaaatgagAACCATTTTATTTTTGTGCAAAAAGAATGTTAGTACACATACTACACTGAACCAAGAGATTTTAAAGAAATTTCTACAGTTAAGATATTTTGTTATTGGATGATGTTCAAGGCTGGGATCACGTAAATGGAATCGAGGATACTAAAAACaatataaaagaaaaaaataaaccttTGAATTTTTTCCTATACAttgaattaaaatgaaatggCATTTTGTGGGGTGAATAGATGAAACAATGTTGACATAAGGCTTTAATCTAAGGACACGTTTTGTTTCAGCGAGATAGTGATAGCCTCCTCCTCAACCTGTTCTACCAGGACTATGAGCCACATGTCCTTGCTGCCGTTTCGTCAAGTAAAGCCACACACTTCCAGCCATTCTTGAAAGAAGACCCCAACTACCCTCCTGTCAATTCTGCTTCTACATTCCATTCACTGGACAGTTCAGGAGAACAATTCCATAGTCTCCCAGCACGTTCCAAAACTTTCCGTGAAGATCACCGTCGTTACAGTCCAACCGTCAGCCGTAGTCCATCCATCAGTCCTTCACCACTTTTAAAGAAGCACCTGATTCGACGGACACTTCCTGTCAATTATCGCTCTGTCACTATGACTGATCTCCCCTTATCAGAAGAAGTTATACGTTCGATTCCTGCATTCTGTTTTCCAggtatgttgttgttgttgatgatgatgatgatgatgatgatgatgatgacagcgACAGCGATGATGATCATAAGTACTGGCAGACAAAGCTACTTACCTGTTGTACCATGTTTACCCATCCACATATTCCATGCAACCAGTTTTGCTTTATGAATTACAGTGAAGCCTCATTAGTCTGGACGCCGATAATCCAGATGTCTCGCCTCTTGGACGATTTCAGCTTGTTACCAATCAATGCCTATATAATTTGCTTCGATAATCCTGAAATTCAGTTTCGGGAACCGGACACTAAATAGCTGTAACCAATCAGTAAAATAAACAGTAAATTGCTTCACTGTCTGGGCACTGTAAATCATGTTCACATTCCGTAGCAGCGTCTGTCATTGGGAACATAGAAGTGTTTGCTAACTGTGTGCGGAGATTATATTTCTAACGCGGAGAGTGAACCAGGGAAACCTATGCGATGTGTTGAGTTTCTGAACCCTAGTTCTTAGTATACGGCACAATCAGTAACCTATTCTAGTGGTAATGTGTAAGGAGTGAATTGCCATACCTTTGCGTCTGTGGTAAGCAGCATTTCAAGGGAAACTGGCTACCTGTAACCATTATCAAGCGAGGTGAAAATGACGATCGTCTAAAAGACATTGACTCATCTATAAAGAACAAATTTTGTTGGGAATGGCCTAAGCAGCCCCCTCGACCCCTGGCTtggtatttcagtgtttttaacaaTTTCTCATTCTCATGTCTGTGATATGTATgcgcatgtacatgtattttcagattCAGACAATGACTTGTCACTCAGAAAATTTATTgatgtgatgaatgtgatgaaaaagcttaaacaaacataaacaaccaTGAAAGAGTCGTGTCTTTTTTGTAATAgtaaagggaaacaactcttgcTGAAATGTGGGTCTTGATTCAGTAGTCTGGATGATTCGCAATCCGGGCAAATTTGCTGAAAAACACAACCATCCGGATTAACAAGGCTTCACTATACAACTGTTTTTCTATTCTTTGCATgatgtttcagagctaattcttgctccttcaaCACGTAAATGaaagagcaagaattagctctaaAACATTATGtaaagaacaaaaaacaaattgttatcaataaaaGGTGCCATGTATTCATGTTCCGTCCAACTTCTAAACGCCTTTCAAAAGCTTCGGTTTTGGTTAGCATATGTTTAACCCTGCTGATTGTTTCACAGTCAGTTCTCATTAATCCGACACTTGTGCTTGCAGAGAAATATGTCAGATAAGGAGAATGTTGGATTAATGCAACTGTGTGAAAATATCAATGTTTGCTTAATGTCCTGATCGTCATTCTGTTGCATGTGTATCAGAAATGGTACATCTAGTTATCTTCATCATGTGTAAAAATATTCACAGTAATAAAAAATACTAACAATACATCCTTGTTATCATTTAATAACATTCATAGATGGCGTAACATACGTATAAAATCATTTAATCAGTCAGGTTCATACCTACATGCACATGAATGTCATAACTACATTGGCACAGAACTCGCGTTTGTTTCCACACATCTGCAGCCATTATTACCCGGATGTAGAATGTGCTACTGTTTTCATACAACTGTTTCTACACTAACATGAGGACATCTAGTGTCTAACTTAAAAAGTCTTTGATGGTTGTTGTTCAAAAGAGATGACCTGTGTTGTCTGGGGTTTGTCTTTCTTCCAAAGGCAGATTTCTTTCTTGATCAGTGGTGTAATTCCTACTCCGGCTCGCTTAGCAGGTGGTGTAATTGTGACCAACGTCTTGTTGTGATGAAAACTCAGGTCTGTTGTAAGCATTTTATATAGATCATTCTATTCTTATTTCTTGATTAAATCGTCTCAATTAATTGTCTTGTGTTTGTCATTAACAAGTGTGATGTTCATCGACATTGGTGCCAAGAGGCCAGTAAGGCACACTTTAATTACCACTCACGTGTGATTATTTGTTTATGGTCAGATGAGTTTGAGTTTTatactttaaaatatgtttaattttAATGGCAATTCTTATTTTGTTACCAGAAAATGCCAAAGTGCACAGACACAAGCCTGAAAACTCTGTCCATTTCCTTGTCTTCACGGATCTCTCTGGCAACAGGAATTATGCTACTTGTCTCACTTTCTACAAACCATATATCTTACAGAAGGTAACACCTTTTGAATagcatgagagagtgagtttagtttgcaCTGCTGtccgcaatatttcagttatgtggtggctgtctgtaagttttggagtctggacaagacaaaccagtgatcaagaacatgagcatcaatccatgcAATTTggctacaatgacatgtcaactaagtcaattAGACTGACCACTCAATGCCTTTTGTCATCTCTTATGATAAGCATCAATATCAATAGTTgatgatcagttctaaccctaaACTTCATGGATTGAGTAACGTCAGTGAaataattacttttgtattttgtgaataCTCCTTGAGCATGTTTGGAAGTATTTCATCACAGAACTAACTTTCATCTACATAGGTGATAATTATATCTCTGTGTATTAAAACACTGAATATTGGAGACTGCATATAATCATCTAATGATTAACATTATTATTAACGTTATTTTATATCGATGTTTTTAAGGAAGATTCCGAGAATCTGAACCTGAGTCTTGAGGTAAAGAAGACAACCCTGAGTTCCACCAAGACGCGAGCTTATCTCCCTCAGTGCTGTATCCTCATCTCTAAGTATCCCTACTTCTACTCCATGAAGGAGTGTCTCTCATGGTAATACTGCTTGGATAATGGATGCGTTAGGAATACAAGCAAAGTTTGAGACAGACATATGATCAACAAtgtcagagctccagataatttttcaagcaattgggtataTACTTCCATGTCTGTTTGTGcatgagtaattgcattttttgaggagtaactagcatttcgtatactcccactagtttaaagaatgGAGTACTTTAACACAGAGTTTCTTATCCTCATTGGGTAATTAATTCTCCTACATATGTGAATATAAATTGTTCTCAACAGACTAAAAGTTGTTGTTAATTGTTACATTGCGAAATAGTTTTGAGTtattttcaaattcatttttAAATGTGACTATTGTAGTAAACTCGGCACAGTGGTTACGCCTATAACGGTATATTTATATAGGCATAGACCACCatttgctaatgctgttgtagagtttgggcATCATGACGAATCATACGCAACACATTTTAGCTAGTTTAGTAAAGTATGTgaggtattatagacctatcgggttttaagtgattcttatGCGTTTTTATTGTGCTCccaaatttgtaaataattgagtaaatgtaatttttattGAGTGAAATATgcaccttatctggagctctgtgactatttactcccatgtctctTTCTGTATGAGAAATTGCATTTTTTAGGCTTAACTTGCATTTTGTTTCTTGTAGTTGTTGGGTatataactgattcaaacaaGACATCATTGCTCAATTACAATAAAACCATctttttacaaatttccaaaacatgattatcGAGAAAGTGTTTGGTAAAAGAAGCATTTGGTCAGAGTTAAATATCAGTATTTAGTGTGACCACAATGAACATTGATAACAGCTTAGCAGCGGTAACCCACAGAAGAAAGGAGGTGCTGAATGCTGTCTTGAGGAATGTTTTGATACTTTTTTAAAGTGCTGTGTACAGTTCTTGTAGTGTCTGAGGTGGCAGATTACTCGATCAAGAGTATCCCTCAGATGTTTCGATGGGTTACCTGAACATTGTTTTTCAGGTGAATGTCCTGTCAAACATGTTAGGTGGAGCATTGTCATGCTCCAAAAATCAACCACTGATGTTGATAACAGGAAAGACATGACGCTGGACTCGCCTTCTGGCGAAAGGCGTGACTTTCCACAGCCAAATTGCGCACTGTCTGGTCGGAGATTTGGCACAGTCTAGGGATTTGGATTGTTGTGGATGATGCAGCTGTAGTGTTTGAACGAAGATGTCTCATCCAGATTGGGCGATTCTGGGTAGCATTGGCAACTACAGGTTGACTTGACCTAGGTCTGTCATTAACACTCCAAGTATTGTATTGGGTCCATAGATTTGAGATGGTCTGTGTGAACATGCTGAAGTGCCATGCCACCTCATGCTGCAATTCCTGTCCTTGTAAATGGTGGCGTTGTGTCATTGAGCTTCTGTATGTCTGTTCATTCTCTTGTCATCTATAGTAGCTCAAATTAATGCATGTGGAGTACCATTGATGTGACTTTTTAAAGCTAACAGTGATATGCTTCAGCTCAAGAtgatacacaatttcatgatgTATGCGAGTCACTAGAGACGTGAGTGTAATGTTACGTTTTTGTTCagcatttcttttttcaaacattttgatgtCAGCAACCATTCCCCCACATGCTGGGATTCAGCATGGACTGGTTTGTGTCAAGTATTTTCTTAAAATTcaaatttttccttatcctgattcatgcctgttatgcttatctcctctgtCTATGTGAAGACAGTGGAACACTTGCAGTCCCTTGAAGCTCCCTTCTACTTCAAGCAGACATTCAATACACTCTCCCATTGGGAGCCTCCCTTTCCCACCAATAGTTAAGAAagttacatttttttcaaatgtaaagtttctttttttgaataTTATATAAATGCTTTATGTAATTCTTATATTGCCAGATACCTGGCAGCCATTTTTAAACACTCAACATGAAAGTTGCATACTCATGTGACTACTACAGTAAACCTCCAACAGTGGGTGCCGTTATAACAGTGTATGTATAAATATGCATCGATTAATCTGGAGattaactcaaaaaccgttcactattttTCAACAATAATGGGTAGATGTATGaaacagaacctaaagtggtgtcttttgctatttacagatttttttcattttcatttttattggtttccatggaaacaatttgaacttagtctcaaaagggagggttGACCATTTCTGCAGCACagctcagaaaccattcaatatctttcataaaGACGTGGTAGATATGTCAAACATAAACtaaagtgggtttttttttttactatTTATAGGTCATTTATtcgtcatttatatttttctctcATTTTCTATGGAAAAACTttggacttaatctcaaaaagGAGGGGtgagcttcgtttccggagcacaa includes the following:
- the LOC137276825 gene encoding uncharacterized protein, with product MAAKMKRRKLLWLFVVTISILFVSLVLYLRHKLGQLECTSNKGPVPFQKYLLMLKKLIFGSVTDDRDKKSLLCGKDINQVCMHILTKQLPEDAKYYLVDFWEKDPELREFVFRILVVVGLISLTIFCNFCRWMTATELHYDDDYEEKTIKSNLSKKASENSNNKHPITQRISDLKQVDHNVSLSSSFDDSSRSYPSARREEGCWSWNVWKIIGVLLAILTILSIPWEFIRLYQIEVSKRAAQASMGSPPECFPGGMSVFQSLRLWLKSHFSWDNSTDPCEKYYYSMLVDPLWELTPLMVLSSALTRCILHPMEKLSSGLGRSCRVFFAEIPAQWQPIIMVLLLLCALVLLLVVFSYRISIPHLFKVEPKTPVQDKQRPPPRIDLSSHSHGHFHHHGHVHHVPDRRSALKGIPIKTAGRRRRFASLDHERD